Genomic DNA from Mycolicibacterium helvum:
GTAGCCGTCCTCAGCTAACAAACGTCGTGCGACGGTGGCGATATCCATCGATGCCAGCAATTCGCGACCTGTCGGATCCTCAATCAGGGTGCTCAGCGACGTTTCCAGGCTACGAGGCATCAGTGGAAATCGTTGATAGGTAACGGCGCAGCGGCCCACCAGGTACAACCAGCTGGTCGGCAATGCGGTCGAAGGCGTTGAGTGCCAGTGCGCATTCAAGATCTGGGATGGCATTCAAGTGAGGTGCGCGCGCCAGGCAGCCGCCGCCGCACACGCCCCACCACACGCATTCGGCGCAACGTGTCGAGCACAGGTCGCGCCCACGAATCGAATTGGCCGTTGAGGACTTTCGTGCGTCATCAAGAGAGTCGGTACCCATTTTGCCGAGCCCAGCCAGTGGGCCACGGGTGTCGATACAGTCGCACGCCTCGATGGTGCCGTCGGCGGATATCGAGAGTAGGTCTCGACCTGCGCCGCATTCAGGTCGCATGCACATGTTCGTACCGGGACCGTGAAGGAAATTGTCCGTGTACTTCACGATGGGGCGCACTGGGAATCCCTCGAATTCGCCATGCAAGACAGCGTCGAAGAGTTCGTTCCAGGCCGCGACCAACACAGCTGGGTCGGGTGCCAGTTCTTCGGCTGCCTGCCGGCCCCGACCGATTGGTTGAAAGAGCGACCACTCCCACGACGCCATCCCGAGATCACGGAAATGACGGCACACATCTGTCAGCTGGTCCTGGTTGGCGACCGTGATCGTCGACAGGACCCCACACGACTTCACGAAGTCTGGAAATCGAGCTAATGACTGAGCGAAGTCCCGATACGTCCCGCTGCCATTCCGGTAGATCCGCAGACGATCGTGGATTTCGGCAGGGCCATCCACCGATACACCCCAAACAATGTCGTGTTGCCACGAGAAGTCACGGATACGGTCGGACAATCGGGACATGT
This window encodes:
- a CDS encoding radical SAM/SPASM domain-containing protein, with the translated sequence MDRVSGRWVALNQDWAKLLPLIDRWHEPGELREPIRNLRTTLIEHEVGVVGSERHFDSLNTLILKLTAHCNHACTYCYDFETAGGSAIEVDVATDAIRQGLALCDSSLQVILHGGEPMLVWARVEEIVQAGEELAADEKKRLRFVGQTNMSRLSDRIRDFSWQHDIVWGVSVDGPAEIHDRLRIYRNGSGTYRDFAQSLARFPDFVKSCGVLSTITVANQDQLTDVCRHFRDLGMASWEWSLFQPIGRGRQAAEELAPDPAVLVAAWNELFDAVLHGEFEGFPVRPIVKYTDNFLHGPGTNMCMRPECGAGRDLLSISADGTIEACDCIDTRGPLAGLGKMGTDSLDDARKSSTANSIRGRDLCSTRCAECVWWGVCGGGCLARAPHLNAIPDLECALALNAFDRIADQLVVPGGPLRRYLSTISTDAS